The sequence CATGCAGACGTCGATCGTCTGCGCGTCCGACGATGCCGCGGGGCTGCAGCTGATCTGCACCTGCATGCCGACCTGGGGCGGCGTGGCGTCCACATAGCTGCCGTCCGACGCCGGCAGGGTCGCCGAGCATGTCCCCAGCGTCGCGGTCTGCGCGGCCGCCGGCGCGGCGCCGAGCAGCATCGCGCCGAACAGGCACAGGCCGGCGAGGACGTTGAGCAGGCGCATCAATAGGTCACCGCGACGCGCGCCGATCCGGCGCGGGTCGAGACGTCGAACGGGATGCCGGGCGAGCAATGGACCAGCGGCGCGCCGTGCGCGGTGGAGATGTCGCACGCGGAGACGAGATCGATCTCGACGAACAGCCGGCCGATCTGGCGCGGCCGCCCCTGCGATCCGCGCCGGGCCGGGCCCAGCATATGCGATGCGCTGCTGCCCGAAAGCAACGGCACCAAAGTCCGCGACGGGACGACGTCCTGCGCATCGGCCACACCGGCCCAGGCGAGAGCGCCACCGAGCAGGGCGCGCAGGAGGCGGCGGCGCGCGATCATCGGCATGTGAGCGGCCCGATCCGCGGCTGGGGCGGCCCCTTCGGGTCGTAGGCGAATTCGGCCGCGCAGATTCCCTCGGGGCCCAGATCGATGGTCACGCGGTTCCGTGCGCCCAGCCCTCGCAGATAGACCTCGCCGTCATAGGCGACCACCGCCTGCTCGCCCCCGTCGAGGCGGACGGTATAGCCGGCGGCGATCGGCGCGCCGTCGGGGCGCACGATCGTCAGCACCGCGCCATGCGCCGGCCGCGCGCCGAAATCGACCACCGCGCCCTGGCGATAGCCGGCCACGGCGGTGCGCTGGGTAGCGGCGGCCTCCCACCCGTCGGGAAGGCTGGTCGGATCGATCAATATCTCCTGCTCGTAATAAGGGATCAGTTCGGGCAGCAAGGCATGGCCGCCGGCATCGGTCTTGCCCATGCGCATGCCGCCCTGCATCACCTCGACGCCGGGGCCGGCGTTGCGGACGATCGCGAAGGCATCGCCCACGCGGTTGGCGACGAACACGCCGTCGCCCGCGGCGACGATCGCGCCTTCGATCTGCGCGCTTTCGCGCCATTGGCCGCCATAGTCGTCGACCTGCGCCCGGACGAGCGCCTGCGGCGCGCGATAGCTGACATAGCCGGTGCGCTGCGCCCCGCCGTGGTCGAACTCCTCGTCGGACAGGCCCCAGCCAAGATCGCCCTGGCGCTGGCCGGTCGCGCTGGTGGCCTGCAGGCGATAGCCGGTGCGCGCGGCATCGCGGTTCAGGCCGCCGCTGACATTGACCTTGCGGCCGAGCCGGAGATTGAGCGTCGCGAACAGCCCGACCCGGCGCTGGTTGCCGAAATCCATGAAGCCGTTCGCGTAGAGGCTGAGCCGGCTGCCAAGCTCGCGTGATAGCGACAGGCTGCCCGTCCGCATCGTCGATCCGGGCATGACCACGCGATTATAGCTGACGCTGATCGCGGTCGGATCGATCCACGGCGTGAACGACAGCCCGGCGCGATCGAGGATGGTCGCCTGCGCGCTGGCCGCATAGCTGGCCGAGTCTGCCGCCGACGCGCCCGAACTGCGCGCGCTGCGCAGGATCGAGACGCGCGCGAGATCGAAATATTGGCCGATCGTCCGCTCGGTGCCGGCGAACAGGCGAAGCCCGGCGACCTGCGCCTGCCCTTCGATCGTATATTTGGCGCCGGTGTGGCCGTCATACCGGCTGGCGGCGAACGATCCGGTCAGCGCGCCCCTGCCGCCGATCGACTTGACCAGTCCGAAGCCCGCCTCGCCCAGGCCATCGGCCGACGTTTCGGCGTGGCCCTCCACCGTGAGCGCGCCGTCCACGCCGTAACGGACATCCGCCGAGGCGAAGACCGTGCGATCATAGTCGAACGACTTCAGCCCGTAATCGAGACGTGGCGCCCCGACGTCGATCGAATATTGCAGGATGCCCTTACGAAGCTGCTGGGCGACGTAATAGAATGACTTCCTGATCTCCAACTGATGGCCGGTGACGTCGGTCGTGACGAGGCGGACGTCACCGCCCGACACGAACGGCAGCGCGCGCAGGTCGAACGGACCCGACGGCACCTGCCCGGAATAGACCTTCTGCTGGTTGACGTAGAGATCGAGGCTCGACGGCAACGCCGCCGACCCCGAAAATTGCGGAAGCGCGGTGGTGACGATGTCGGTCCGCTGGTCGAACGCGCTCGCGATCTGGAAGCCGGCGAGGCGCACGCTGCTCGTCCATGCCAGCGCGTTGCTGGTGAAGTCGCCGACGAGGTAGGACCGGATGGCGCGTGGATCGATCAGCCGCCAGCTTGTGTCGAGCCGCGTCGCATGGCCGCTGCCATAGCTGCGCTGGCTGTCGACGATGCCCGAGAGCGTGACGACGCCGGCCGGCGTCATCGCTAGCGCCTCGAAATTGCCGTTCACGCTCGTCGCGCCCGGAACGTGCTGGGCATAGACCCCGTAATTGAGCAGCACCCCCGACAGCGAGTGGATCGCGTCGAGATTGGTCGGCGTCCGGTCGCCGCCGAGACCGACGACATAGGTCTGCAGCCGCTCGACCGGCACGGTCAGCGCGATCGCCTGTTCGCCTCGTCGTAGCGCGCGGCGATGCCCAGTTCGGAGAAAGGAACATAGTCCGTCGGGCGCGTCGCCGGCGCGAGCTTGATCCGAAGCTTGCGAAGCTCCTCGGCCAGTCCGAGGAAGGCGCCGTCGGGCAGGCGCTGCACGGTGAGCAGCTGGCTTGTCTCGACGCCGTTGACGGTCGCGTCGAGCACCATCAGCACCGGCTGCGCGCCGGGCTTCGGCGGCGGTCGCGGCTCGGCCGAGCCTGCCTCTCCCGCCGCCTGCATCTCCGTCTTCGTCACGCGGGCGGCCGCCGGGTCGTTGCCCACGGCCGCCCCCGCTGCCGGTGCGCTGGACAGGACCATGAGCAGCGCGCCCCATCGTCGCGTTCGCATTCCGCCGATGCGGCCACGGCCATCGTCACCGCGCCCCGACAAGAGCGGCTTCCTTGATCGGCTCGTCTCCGTTCTTTGCCGTGAGCGCGACGGTCTTGCCGGCCAGCGGCGGCAAGGTCTGGCCGGCGGCGGGCTTCAGGTCGAAGCGGCGCGTCGTCCCCGTCAGCACATAGGGATTGAGCCCGCCTTGGTCGGCGTCGAGCCGCACGCCCTGCGCGTCGACCGCCAGCGCCGAAATCCGCGCGTGGCGCTGGCCATCATTCCTGACCTCGGCATGGAGGCCAGCGCCATCCTGCCAGAGCGACCAGACCAGATGGCTGGCGCCCTCGCCCGTCTGGATGAAGACCGGCATCGACGTCCGCAGCACCACCGCGACGCCGCGCGGGCCCTTGTTGGGGTCGAACGGCTTCGGAATCTCGTCGATCACCAGCCGATAGCTTTGCTCGCCGGTGATCGGCCGCATCGCCAGCCGTGCGACGCGGACGGTATAGGATGCGCCGCCGGGGATGGTCGCGACCGGTGGGCTGACGATAATGTCCGTCGCCGGCTCGAGCTGATCCTTGCCGCCGGGCTGGGACCAGCGGAAGACGCGAACCTGGATGCTCACCGGGTCGGGATCGATGTTGGCGACGGTCAGCGACGATGCACGCTGCGCGGCCGGAATCTCGATGCCGATCGGCGACAGTCGAAGCGACGCCGCCGGCAATGGTGTACCGATCGACGCTGCAAGCACAGCGCCGCCAAACAACAATGTACGCACGAGCCCCGATCCCCCGATCAGTAAGTGAGAGTAAGCGTGACAATATCCGTGTAATGACCATCGGGCAGACCGGCAGTCCGCGTCACACGACCATAGATTGGAATAGGCACGGCCGATCCCGCGGTCGGGATCGCCAACTGCATCCCCGTCGTCGGATCGTAGGGAATATTGCGGCCCTGATCCTGAAATAGCTGGTACGGGATGCGCGCACCGCTGGGGCTGGTCATGTAGCGCTGGCCGCCCTCGCCGTGCATGCCGCTATCGACCGTGACGCTCGGCGCCGCCGCATGCGTGTAAGTGTTCGAGCAGGACACGCTCAGCACCGATCCACCGGACGCCGACGCGCCGCTACTGTCGACGGGCTGGTCGCCCTCGGCGGTGGCCGAGCCGAAGCTGAGCGTCGCATCCGCGATGGCGACGTCGCTCGTCCCCGACGAAAAGCTGCAGCCGGGCGTGACCTGCAGCTGGATCTCGACACGGACTCCCAATGTCCCGGCAGATGCGGCGCCGGGAACGGCCAGCGCGGCAGGCATGGCCGCCAGTGCGAGGATGCCCCGGCTCAATCCAGCGGCCGGGCATGGCGTCATACCAGCAGGGCCAGGATCGGCGGCACGGCGCGCGCCGGCAGGTAATATCCCTCCCGATGCACCGTCTCGATGCAATTGCCGAGCCCGCGCTCGCGCAGCGCGACGCGCAGCCAGTGCACATAGACCTTCTGGACAGCGAAGGTGGTGCCCTTCGTGCCCAATGCGCGCGCGATCGCGGCGGGCGTTTGCGTCTGGTTGGGATGATCGAGCAGATGCGCCAGCAGCGCCGCGCCGCGGCGATGGCGGAGGCCGAGGCGCTGCTGGATGACCTTTATCCAGGCCTCGCGGCCGCCATCGATCACGGCATCGCCGGACAGCTTGAACAGCTCTTCGGCGACCCGATCGATCGTCGCGAGGCGCTCCGCCTCGTCGCCGCGCGATACTGCGCCGCGCAGCTCGAGCGCCAGATCCGCCAGTTGCGAGCGCCTCGCGCCCGACAGGTCGACGCCAAGGTCCGCGGCCATCGTCGCCGACCGATCGGCCGCCCGCTTGCCTGCGCGCGACGGATCGGGCGCGTCGTCGAGCGACAGCGAGGCGACGGCTTCCGGCCGCCGCCGCGGCAACCGCGCCGCTGGCGACGATCGCGTTGCTGGTGCGTAAGCCTCACCCATCGCGCGGAGGGCGTATGTCACGCCAGCCACCGGATGAGCGCGTAGATGCCGACCCACATCAGCAGGCATCCGGGCGCGACGAACATCACCCCACGAAAGAAGCGGAGTTCGCCACGCGGCCCGAGCGGCGCGGCATCGCGTCCGTCATCGGCATACAGCCACGCCGGCGAGAGCGCTTCGCCGCGACCCGCCCGCCCAATATCTGCGCCGAAGCCCGCCGACTGCGCCTCGATCAATCGCGCGGACGCCGAATGCTCGGCGTTGATGGAATTGGCGGGAAACTGGTAATTCATCGACTGGATCCCCCAGAGAGATGACAAATAGGGCGACGCGGCGCGCGCGATCGCCAGCGGGCTGCGGGTCGGACGGGTTTTGGTGCCGGGGCTGCGTCGGCCGAGCGCGACGCTCAGCCAGCCGGGCTGCAGCGCGGCTCGGCCAGCGGATCCGTCGCGGACGGCCCGGCGCACCGATCGCCCTTTCGCGCGGAACGGCAGCGCGGACATGTGGATGCCGCTTCGCCCACGTTCATTCTCTCGCATACGCTACTCCCCGTCACCCGCCGTGCCCACGCGCCGAGTCCGAGACGGAATAACCAATTCTGTAACAGCGCCGGCCGGGGCGCCGGCCGGCGGCCGGCGCGCCGTCGCCGTCGCGTCGCCGACACCGAAAGCCGGCGGGTCGGAACGGACGATGTACACCAGCCTCGCCGAGCGAAAATATCTGACCCGGCACGAGACCAACGCCTTCCTGGCGTGTGCCCGCCGCCGGCCACTGGCAGTCCACAGCTTCTGCTGGCTGATGGCCGTTACCGGCTGCCGGATTTCGGAGGCGCTGGCGCTGCGCCCGACCAATATCGACTTCGAGGCGCGACAGGTCGTCATTGAATGCCTGAAGAAGCGCGGGAAGCAGATCTTCCGCACCGTTCCTTTGCCGTCGAGCCTACTAACCAAGTTGAAACAGTTACTTGGCAGGGGCGTATCGCGTTCGGGGCGCCTCTGGCCGTGGTCGCGCATGACCGGCTACCGCCGCATTCGCGAGGTGATGGAGGAGGCTGCGGTCCATGGCAGCCATGCGACCCCGAAGGGACTGCGCCACGGCTTCGGCGTCCGGGCGGTCCAGTCGCAGGTGCCGTTGAACCTGGTTCAACGCTGGCTCGGACATGCCGACATCAAGACCACCGCGATCTATACCAGCGTGATGGGACCCGAAGAGCGCGAGATCGCCGCGCGCATGTGGGAAGACGAGCGGCCTGCGCCGGTTCGGAGCATTCAAACCGAAATGGATGAAGCGCCCCGGCCATCGCTCGAGGTCGCGGATCGAAGCAGTAAACATGATGAACAAACGAGTAAGGCTATGGACGAAGGCATCCAACCAGTGCCTATCTCATTGGAAGTCAATGAAAAGACATCTGCCTATTGCGGATTGAGACAGAATTGGTTAAAGTGTCACACGACTTTCTATTATAAGTCATTGGCTTACCCCCTTGTCAGCGTGAGTCGATCGATATCCGGGGCGTTGTAAACGCTGGCGGCACAGCGCGATTTGCCGGATATCAAATTCCAGAAGCTAAATAGTTGCTTCCGTTGCCAATCCTCCTCTCCATCCAGCGCCGCGTCCCCCCAGGACGCAGCGACCCGCCCGATCTTGTTACGGGCATGGTGGGTTTTGCACGAAAATGGTTAGCGCCGCCATCAGGTTAAATCCGTTTCGGCGACAAGTGATCGGCGGCGCTGCGGCATCGAAGCGGCGGCGCGGAAGCGGTGGCTGGAATGGGAATTGCCGATCGGGCAGGCCCGCGTCGACGCGGGGCGATGCCGACCTCGTAGCGGGGGTCGCGAGGGATTGGCGGTTGCCGCCGATCGGGACGCCCGGCAACGGGCATGCGGCCGGGCGACCGAGGATATTCCCTCGCTCGCGCCGAGCCGTTGAATGTGGCGGGATGCCGATGCCGCTCGGTGGCTATCGGCGCATCACCGCCGCTGAATGCCGCCTAGCGCGGATTGGACCGGCCCATTACAGGCCGTTGGCGGACGCTGCTTCGGCCGAGGGCTTCCACATCCTGGCGGAGATTGCCCGCTCTTCGGGCCCGATCACGCTCGTATAGATCGCCGTCGTCTTGATGTCGGCGTGGCCGAGCCAACGCTGCACCAGGTTCAGTGGAACGTTCGATTGGATCGCGCGCACGCCGAAGCCGTGCCGTAATCCCTTGGGCGAAGCATGTTCACCCACGATGCGGGCGCGCGCCATGACTTCGCGAACGCGCCGATAGCCAGTCATGCGCGACCATGGCCAAAGCAGTCCCTGCGTAGGCAATACGCCCGTACGGAAC is a genomic window of Sphingomonas nostoxanthinifaciens containing:
- a CDS encoding fimbria/pilus outer membrane usher protein, coding for MPVERLQTYVVGLGGDRTPTNLDAIHSLSGVLLNYGVYAQHVPGATSVNGNFEALAMTPAGVVTLSGIVDSQRSYGSGHATRLDTSWRLIDPRAIRSYLVGDFTSNALAWTSSVRLAGFQIASAFDQRTDIVTTALPQFSGSAALPSSLDLYVNQQKVYSGQVPSGPFDLRALPFVSGGDVRLVTTDVTGHQLEIRKSFYYVAQQLRKGILQYSIDVGAPRLDYGLKSFDYDRTVFASADVRYGVDGALTVEGHAETSADGLGEAGFGLVKSIGGRGALTGSFAASRYDGHTGAKYTIEGQAQVAGLRLFAGTERTIGQYFDLARVSILRSARSSGASAADSASYAASAQATILDRAGLSFTPWIDPTAISVSYNRVVMPGSTMRTGSLSLSRELGSRLSLYANGFMDFGNQRRVGLFATLNLRLGRKVNVSGGLNRDAARTGYRLQATSATGQRQGDLGWGLSDEEFDHGGAQRTGYVSYRAPQALVRAQVDDYGGQWRESAQIEGAIVAAGDGVFVANRVGDAFAIVRNAGPGVEVMQGGMRMGKTDAGGHALLPELIPYYEQEILIDPTSLPDGWEAAATQRTAVAGYRQGAVVDFGARPAHGAVLTIVRPDGAPIAAGYTVRLDGGEQAVVAYDGEVYLRGLGARNRVTIDLGPEGICAAEFAYDPKGPPQPRIGPLTCR
- a CDS encoding fimbrial biogenesis chaperone encodes the protein MRTLLFGGAVLAASIGTPLPAASLRLSPIGIEIPAAQRASSLTVANIDPDPVSIQVRVFRWSQPGGKDQLEPATDIIVSPPVATIPGGASYTVRVARLAMRPITGEQSYRLVIDEIPKPFDPNKGPRGVAVVLRTSMPVFIQTGEGASHLVWSLWQDGAGLHAEVRNDGQRHARISALAVDAQGVRLDADQGGLNPYVLTGTTRRFDLKPAAGQTLPPLAGKTVALTAKNGDEPIKEAALVGAR
- a CDS encoding Csu type fimbrial protein, which codes for MSRGILALAAMPAALAVPGAASAGTLGVRVEIQLQVTPGCSFSSGTSDVAIADATLSFGSATAEGDQPVDSSGASASGGSVLSVSCSNTYTHAAAPSVTVDSGMHGEGGQRYMTSPSGARIPYQLFQDQGRNIPYDPTTGMQLAIPTAGSAVPIPIYGRVTRTAGLPDGHYTDIVTLTLTY
- a CDS encoding helix-turn-helix domain-containing protein, producing the protein MPRRRPEAVASLSLDDAPDPSRAGKRAADRSATMAADLGVDLSGARRSQLADLALELRGAVSRGDEAERLATIDRVAEELFKLSGDAVIDGGREAWIKVIQQRLGLRHRRGAALLAHLLDHPNQTQTPAAIARALGTKGTTFAVQKVYVHWLRVALRERGLGNCIETVHREGYYLPARAVPPILALLV
- a CDS encoding tyrosine-type recombinase/integrase, with protein sequence MYTSLAERKYLTRHETNAFLACARRRPLAVHSFCWLMAVTGCRISEALALRPTNIDFEARQVVIECLKKRGKQIFRTVPLPSSLLTKLKQLLGRGVSRSGRLWPWSRMTGYRRIREVMEEAAVHGSHATPKGLRHGFGVRAVQSQVPLNLVQRWLGHADIKTTAIYTSVMGPEEREIAARMWEDERPAPVRSIQTEMDEAPRPSLEVADRSSKHDEQTSKAMDEGIQPVPISLEVNEKTSAYCGLRQNWLKCHTTFYYKSLAYPLVSVSRSISGAL
- a CDS encoding tyrosine-type recombinase/integrase; the encoded protein is MDWTIHDYNGHRKYLTIEETKQFLAQAARCDPLVHSFCCFLVRTGCRISEALSLTAENIDFAAQQVIIKCLKKRQKQVFRAVPLPRIFLDKLRGWFRTGVLPTQGLLWPWSRMTGYRRVREVMARARIVGEHASPKGLRHGFGVRAIQSNVPLNLVQRWLGHADIKTTAIYTSVIGPEERAISARMWKPSAEAASANGL